The window AGCAGACTCAATTTCAAGATTGACACTGCATGAAAACACTAATTTAGTGGCTAAAGCAACTTCAGGTGAATCCATGGTAGGTGTTCCCGAGTGTAAGTGTGGGATGCCTTTGTGCATATGTGTAACTCCAACACCCGAACCAGCTCCCATGCAGGTACATTCTTATTACACTTCGCTTGAGCCACTGCTGTTTGCATCAACTTAGCTGCTTAATTGTAGATGCAGGGCACTACCATGTTAAACATACAGTCCAACCCAAAACCAAGGAAGACTAGTAGCAGCCAGCAACCGGCAGAATCCATTTCAAGGAAGCATGCTGCTACTTCATCCAGCAAGCCAAGGTCACCCATCATCTGTTTGTTCCAAGTTTTCCAGCATAAGCACTTAAAATCGAGTTCTGTGACATTTTTGTTAAAAACATTTACAGCTCATTTTTCAACCTTGGTCAAGCAAGCAACAATGCCTTAGATGAGGCTTGTGCAAATTATGATGTCAGCGGAGAGGTAAAGTGTAATAGGTTGTGTTTCTGTCTCATGGTTACATATCATTCAATTCTAGAAAATATAACTAAGGTGATACTTGTTTTTCTTCAGGGCTTAAGAGAAGCAATTAAGAACAGTGATTCTACAGCCGTCAGAGAACTTCTTAGTAAGGTATATATGTTCTTGATTTTCTTGCTCTGCACATCTTTGATACAAAGCTGACGTTTTGTTTCTGGGACAGGGGGTGGATCCAAACTACTGTGACAAGCAAGGCTTGACATTGCTACATCTTGTATGTATTCCCTCTAATAAGATGAAAATGGGTCTTGCAGGTGTTTTCCTATATATTTGGCATGCGTAAATTGGTTGAAGTATCTTTTTTTGAGAGAATAAAAAGCATCTACGAAAATCTTTCAAGTTAGCCAGTTCATTTATTAGATATTCTCCTGGTCTCTGTTTCTTCAGCAATCTCAGTTGTTTGGTTAGTGATTATTTAGAGTTTTCAAAATTCATCACACCTTGCAAAATTCAAGCTTTATGATCTTCTTAGGGATCATGGTTCGCAAGCCTTGGATTTCAAATATTGCCATCATTAAATAAAAGCACCATTTACTTGAATCAATCTACGTTGATTGATTTGAGTGTTTGCTTCTTGGAAGAGAATGTATTTAGCTAATTATCCCACCATATTAAAAAGTAAAGCCCCACCATTTACGGATATGCATAAGAGTAGATTGGAAATTTTGTGCATCGGAGTCATCTATATGGTTCCTCACATCAAATACATTTTCCTGATGTCTTGGCATGCTTTTTGGTTGCTTGTTATTATGTTTTGGGTTTGCCATCGTTTGTTCTCTGTTGATGTAATATCCGATAGTTTAATTGGTTGATCAATTGCAAGAGCAAAGTTATATAtgcagaatctctctctctctctctctctgataaaAACTTTCTTCCAACTGCAGGCTGCAGTTTTTAATCAGACTGAAATAGCTTTCATTCTCATGGATCATGGAGCGAGTACAGAATCTAAAAATGCTCAAGGTGATTGTTATTTCATCTACCGGTCATTTAGTAGGACAGTTCAGTTCCTTGGTAGTCTAATTTACAAATGCTTATCCTATGCTACGGTTCAAAGTTCATCCTGCAAAATGACGAATTATCCTGTTTAAAATTCTTTTACATCGAACATCAATCATGTTAACGAACTATTTTTTTGATTccatataaaagaaaaataacagaGAATCTCCCACATCCCTGTGCACATCTTGTTCAGATTGGAAAATATGATTAAATGTGTTTCAGTTCAGCAGGAACCAAAAGAAAATCCATGAGTGCATCCATGATTCATACCTTGATGCTACTAATAAGTAGTATTCTTTTGTCAGGTGAAACACCTTTGGATTGTGCGCCCACCATGTTGCAGTACAAGATGCGCAAGAAGGCAGAAGAACTCGCAGGCACTGGACAAGCAATTTAACTGTCTGAGTCTCCCCCAAGTCGAGAGGCGTCAAACACTCCCAGTTGTGGTGGTAGAAGACTCTGGTTGccttgaagaagaagatgagctCTTTCTCATCGGGCTTAACCGAGCAATAACTCAACTATTTCGTTCTCCGTAGAGCCATTATAATCTCCTGTCATTTTTCATGTCGCGTGCTATGCTATCTTCCATCTTCGATGCGATACTTAATACTCGAATGTTAGTGTTTCCTCGTCCGCAGTGATCCAAACAGTGGCGCGTTGTGCACTGTGGAAGCTACGACTCGGCTGTGCTCAGGTTTGATTTGCTCTATCAAATAATTAATTCATATTTGGATATTTTCTTTTGATATACATATATGGATTTTTTGTGCATATTATCAGCATTTTTGGGGGGTATATTACACGTTGTTCGAAGTAAACACGAAATTAGTATTTTATTGCAGAGATCACAAAGTGGGCGAGCAGGATGGATTGTGACTCGAAGCTCTTACAGCTCTTCTTCGTTTCTCTCAGCCCCGCCGCCCATGACGTACTCCTTGGCCGCCTCGACCTTCTCCTTTGCCGCGTCCACCGTTTCCTTCGCCTTCTCTTTTGCCTTCTCCGTCGCGCCCGTGGCAGACTCCCTCGCCTTGGCCGCCGCCTCTTCCGCTGTCTTCACCGCCTCCTCTTTCGCCTTGGCCCCCTTCTCTTTGGCCTCGGCCGCTGCCTCTTTTGCTGTCTTCCCCGCCGCTTCCTTTGCCTTCGCTGCCTTCTCCGCGGCAGCCTCTTTTGCTTTGCCCATCTTCTCCGCCGCCTCGCTTCCTATCTCTGTACAACCCCATGTCCACACCTCGAGCACAAGACGACCAAAGCCAACAAAACGTTAAGCGGGTTATGGAGACAGAGCAAGCTAACCTGAGGCGATCTCCTGCAGCTTTTCTGTGCTCGTCTCAGCTGCTTCCTTGGCCTTCCCTGCCTTGTCTGCAACGAAGATCAAGGCATTAAATCCAGAACATCTTCTCAACGGCGTCCAAAGCCTACTCGGACTTACCATGAATCATCTCTTGGCCTCGTTCCCGACCTGTCGTCGCAGCCTCTTCGACCTTCCTCGttgcgtcctcctcctcctcgtcttcctgGTTCTTCTTGAGACCAAAACCACCGGATATCTTATCCTTAGCCCAGGCAGTCCACGACTCCGACGGCTCccccccttcccttcccttctcctctgctTCATGTTCCGTTGTTGCTGATGCTGCTACAAGAAGCACAGAGAGCAGCAGAAGAAGCATCAGGACGCTGCGAGAAAGCTTGCTGCTCGTGTCCACGGCCATGGCTGCGGTTTTGGTATCTCTCGGCGCTTCGATTCTGGAAGCTCGGCATTGGTGACGAGTTCGCCAGGGGAATTTAAGCGAATGGAGTGCATGGTATGGAGAGGTCTTCTCCGCGCCGCGTGTCGCCCGTGTCCGAACTCGATGCCACGTGCATTTGGTCGAACACGTTCACCGTTCGAGACGTCCCTGCTCGGCCTTTGTCGAGGAGGAATATGTGAAGGAATAAaaaggtaaataataataataataataataataataataataataagagatctaattatatattatcttagattttcttaacatCTCAATTgttaaaatcaaaaaatttatattagaatctgAAACATCTAACTCGATTTATTCTAACATCGTTCATTTTATCGACGGAGTATATTTTATGTACATAAATAATacgaaaataatagataaaaaaataatctaaatattCGAATTATGTTTTCGATGTTGGTGGATGATGTTGCTATCGAGGGCCATGAGTGATTATTGTGAATGAGGAGAGAGATCGACAACGAGAGATGAGACAAAAAGAGAGGAGAAAGTCGACGACGCAAATGGGCTACTCGACATCTACATTGATGTCGATGTAGATACAGATGCAGAGCGGCACCACTTTGCATTTGCGTCGACGCTAATAATGATGCGGGGAAGAGTAATGTTGCGTTGCATTAAGAGTAAAAGGACTGCTCGACATTTACATCGACATTGATAGATGTAGAGCATTACTCGACATCTATGTTGATGCTATAACGATGCAGGGAAGCGTGGTGTCGCTTTGCTCGATATTGACGAAAATGCAAATGTAGAGCGATGTCGTTTTGCATCTACATCGACCCTAGCAATGATGCGAGAAAGAACATCTATGTCGATGCTAATTCAGTTGTTGAGCATCATCATCGATACAAATGCAAAGTGTCAATGTCACccttttccttcttcctcccTTTCGCCATCACTCTCCTTCCTCATCCTTTtcatccccccctccccccccccccccccccacaagaAGCTCAAATATCCATAACTTTCTTATTTGACTATTGCATCATTCTTGTCGATCATAACCATAATAGTCACTCACAGCCCTCAGTTATATCGTTGTCcgtcatcatcgaaaatataattaggatgttaaaattatttttttgtcaattatttttttactaaaagaTGGTGTTAGGGTATACAAAGtaaaatatttcacttttataattataaaaattttaatataaattttataagtaTAAAGACTAAAATATTAAAGACGTCTAACTATATGATAATTTCTAATTATCCGAAAGAAGACTACTCGTGGTTGAGCTTATCCTTGGTCTAAAAGGAACACCATTTCTTGGTTTAAATCAGTCAAATTTGGTTCTCGTGACTTTACGATGGTGACCGGAATCTAGTGAATCGAGTGGAGTACCTGCACCCTCGGTGACCTTACCTCACAACCCTTGCATGGCTAAGTggctaaaaaaaaaataaattctggTCGAATCTGTTAAATTTCCTTTTCGTACAGTCACTGGAAGTGACGCTAAAACACGGGGTGGACTTACCGCACAACCCTCAGGCGACAAAGTGCCTTCAAAAGATTTTTCTTTCGGTTGTTAAACTGCGTGTTCGTACCATCATCGGCGGTGACCCTAACCAAGCCAACAGGCGGAGTCCGTAGCCCCACGGTGAAGTTACTGCGCAGTACTTAGACGACAAAGTGGctcgaaaaaaaaaatttctttgtcaAATCAGCCAAATTCCAGTTTCGTACTGTCACCGGTGGTGACCCTAACCTGGTTGAAAGCGCGTTACGTAGACTTGCCGTATTCTTACCGCACCGCACTCGGACAACAAAGTGGCTTctaaaatttcttttattttgtcAGGACATCAgcttgattcatccgaagagaacGAAGAACGAATCTGAGAACTTCAATTCAATTCCATTCCATCCTATTTGGCTTTttccaaaccaaaaaaaaaaaagaaaagaaaaaacgtATGTTTGATCCAACAACGTCGTGATCACATCATCGCTTCAAGCAAAAGAACAAATCAAGTTTTCTTGGTAATTGAAGTAAACAAACTGAGAACTGAAACAGCAACATCACAACACAAGGGAACAAACAGGAGAGTATAGATAATGTAATAGAATTATAATCCACATCCTTATTCTCACTGCAACTTATAATAAACAACTCTCCGCAATTTCAAGTTACATCATAATTTGTAAAAGGAATACTTATATCTGCACAAAATAGCTTCGAGCGTCGTTGAACAGCCGATCGGATGCCGTCATAgacttctttattttctttttgtagctgtaaaagaaaagcaaattgtACGAATCAACAAACAGCTTTAATCTTGAGAAAGAATTCACAATTTCTTGCTTGAGAAGCATGCAAAGTCATATTTtatcaaagaaaaaagaagagaatttttactgTGGAATAACTTTTAAGGAATGCCAATAATGTATCTTtcttaaacattaaaaaaataagtaGAAACAAAGTAACACGCGATACAAATAACTCGTGTCATACATTTTTTGTGGAATATGCCAATGCATTAGTCAATGCAAAAGGATTTTTAGTTTTCATTgataaaaacatatcagaaggAAACTTTTTTTCTCTCCAAAAGATTTACATAATGGTGTAGAGGGAAGGAGTAGCTACTTATACCATTTTGTTAGAATAAGCTTAGCACCCTTTAACCAAATAAACATACCGTCTcacaaaataagcttgtttgctgAGCTATTATGGGACAAGTCTCTATTCCCTACTTGGTTTCCAGTGCATTAAAATGACTACAAAATTAGATGCTCGCATCTTAACGTCAATACTGCAGTAATAAACTTACAGTGGTGTGAACCCCGATAATTTAAGCCATCCAAGTAATCCTTACTGGGGAGAATGTCCTTTATGCTGCAACTGCCAAAGGCCTTTTGCTAGTCTTTATGCCTCTTATTGCTGCAAAACCAAAAGTCACTGTTCAAATAACCCTGAGGGCACATCATTATTTAAACTTCAAAGAACTATAGTTTTTCATTGTTCCTTCATGTTTTACGTAAACCAGTTTAATTAGGAGTATAAAGATTTGAGTTACTGAATGAAAAAGTAAGGTCAATGCCTTCTGCATAATCTTTGGCACCAAAGACTGCAGAACCTGCAACTATAGCATTAGCGCCAGCTTCAATAACCTGCGATGCACAAAGAACAAATGAGTTACCTGATTTACCTTGAAAACTCAAAAATGCTTGCTAAGTAAGACAAGGTTAGTTGGTGGTGTCAGTGAACATGATGCAGCAGAAAATAACGGCACCAATGACCATTCATAAAATTTCCTGGCTGTTGTACGACAAACTCCTAAATGATCAAGCTTACGTGCCATCCTTTGAACGAACTTCTCATATCTACTCCCTCATGGCAAAGACATACACGATGGGCAAAACAATCATCAGGGCAGAAAACCTATAAACTGCATTCCACTGCATATTGTGCCACCACCCAAGTAGCCTGGTGATTGAGCCACTCGGGAAGCTTTCCTATGCTTGGGGTTTTGAATCCTCTGTTATGCATGATGCAGTCGTTTGAGCCTAGTGCATCTGAATATCTTACACATTCCTCTGCCTATCATGTGGATAGGGTGATTCATTCAACTGCCTATCATTACCACCCTGGACTGAGATAATGTTAAATATATCAATTGAGAAAAGACCATACATGTGGAAGTTGAAACAATTAATTGATATGACTCAAGAAAGGCACCTTATATGCATTTGAAGGACCAACACCACCATCCACTTCAATCCACGGATTCACACCCTGCATCCCAGGAAGAAATTATGAATTGCATAGCCTCTTTGtactaaaaaaaaattgaaaaaaaaaatgttgtTCGTACGTACCTTTTCAGCGCATAACCTCCTCAAATCTGAAATTTTCTTCACCTGACTTTCAATAAAACTCTGGCCACCAAACCCAGGATTGACTGACATAATTAAGACAAGATCCACCACTGCCCATGCGAAAAAGTGAAAAATCTGCTCAGTAATTATAAAGCTGATACATGATGTGTCATCTTAAAAGCAATGATTTCACATTAACACTAgataaaaagagaaataaaaaaaatgaaagactCATATGGAGAATCACAAACTTTGTGGGCCAGCTCCTAGAATCTTACATAAATATTGTACCATGTTTCTAGGCTTATCTGCTATTAGCTCATTATTACGTCCTGGATCATTATAGCTGAAGTTCTCATTCCAAATATGAGTGGCCATGATGAAGCAAGTAAACTCTTCTAAGAACATCAATGATTTCCTTATACCATATTTCTTGACTTCAAAAGCACAGAGAGGTAAGACCATAGCAGAATGATATTGACAATTAGGCTGAAAAGGATGCCAATTATTTATTCTGCAATTTGAATTCAGTGCCACATTCCCAAATTAAATCAAAGGGAAGCTGCAATCCCTTCACAGTTTTAAAGAACATTTGCCCCCAAACTTTGCCCCACAAGTTTTACATTACCTGGTCAGATTTCTTTATCAAATATGAACAATGATTGGAATAGAAATCTTACCATCTAGCACATACTCTATGGCACTTAATGGGGTTGCAGGGTTTAAAACAACTCCAGCTTTTGCTCCCAGACTCTTTACCTGAAATCAAGGGAAGTACATGATTGTCTCTTGTAAAACTAACACCCATTTTCAAAAGACTTCAGATACAATACATATTTATAACCAGGAGAGATGTGTACTGACATCTGGGAACAAACTTCAAAGTCCAAACTTCAGAGTATCAACTTTTACAGAAGAATAAAACATAAATTTCTTCAAAAGGTGCAAGTAAAAGTTCTGTTAGTTTCCATTTATGGACTATcctatttgtttgaaaatgcatTTTCCAAATTTAGTCACCAAGAAGTGAAACAAAAGTTTCCAATCAAAGCAATGTCTTTTTCATGGAAAGTTCTTCGAGAAAATTTGCTGCAAAATTTGAGGTTCGGAAATTTTCATCATCTTATGATATGAACAAGATGTTTGTTAATATAATCAATTCTATGAGATGATGACTCAATACACAAGGCATGGAAAGCATAACTAATTTCACGAAACTATGTATGTAATGGCAATTCAAACTGCAGGAAATTTGACCTGTATTAATTTCACCAAACTATGTCAATTCATATCACAACTGCATTAAGTGTATTTTGCCTAAAAGATGCATAGCATCAAGATAGCAAAACAAATGGTTTATTGAAAGAAAGCTCAACTAATTGTTTTATCTATTTAGGAATTAGATAACATCAAAAGCATAATTATATAGATGCTGGAACAAACCCCAAAATATGAGGGACAAAATCAGTCATATTATTAACCAACATAAACAGTCTCATGAAATAACCCTTAAATTCACTAAATGGCAAAGTTTGAGAGTACATAAATTCTCATCTGCAATCAGATCAAGAAGTTTGCACATTCTAAGTATTATAGACACATGCCACACAAAATAATATCATTTTAACTGAGACAAACTTGATTGTAAAAATTACCTGATCAATTGTCCGATGCAAGTGAATGGTAGATGACTGTTCGCAATGAACACTGACAATGTCTGCACCTGCCTTGATAAAATCAGGAACCCGCTGCTCAGGTTCTACGATCATCTATAATTTGGATTCCGGAAAAGAAAATTGTCAATATGACTTGATGCCAATAAATTTGCAATTATTGAAGGCATCAGAATTATATAAACTAAAAAACATGAGTACAAGCTTGTAACTTAAAGAACCAGCTAGGAATCATACCAAATGCACATCCAA of the Musa acuminata AAA Group cultivar baxijiao chromosome BXJ3-2, Cavendish_Baxijiao_AAA, whole genome shotgun sequence genome contains:
- the LOC135631852 gene encoding uncharacterized protein LOC135631852 isoform X1 — protein: MHLICVDRRILHRSASLVSPSLSIADFTFCPWNFSAFRIRGADRRSDPWRKRRRPSRNPPAATSATVALPPSAAGSQKDDTQALANSSDVGADSISRLTLHENTNLVAKATSGESMVGVPECKCGMPLCICVTPTPEPAPMQMQGTTMLNIQSNPKPRKTSSSQQPAESISRKHAATSSSKPSSFFNLGQASNNALDEACANYDVSGEGLREAIKNSDSTAVRELLSKGVDPNYCDKQGLTLLHLAAVFNQTEIAFILMDHGASTESKNAQGETPLDCAPTMLQYKMRKKAEELAGTGQAI
- the LOC135631852 gene encoding vacuolar protein sorting-associated protein 27-like isoform X3, which encodes MAETPPPFQESSRCDVCNCSFTTFRRRHHCRCCGRTLCHEHSSNYMALPQFGIYSDVRVCSDCLNNSPRSQKDDTQALANSSDVGADSISRLTLHENTNLVAKATSGESMVGVPECKCGMPLCICVTPTPEPAPMQMQGTTMLNIQSNPKPRKTSSSQQPAESISRKHAATSSSKPSSFFNLGQASNNALDEACANYDVSGEGLREAIKNSDSTAVRELLSKGVDPNYCDKQGLTLLHLAAVFNQTEIAFILMDHGASTESKNAQGETPLDCAPTMLQYKMRKKAEELAGTGQAI
- the LOC135631852 gene encoding uncharacterized protein LOC135631852 isoform X2, encoding MHLICVDRRILHRSASLVSPSLSIADFTFCPWNFSAFRIRGADRRSDPWRKRRRPSRNPPAATSATVALPPSAAGSQKDDTQALANSSDVGADSISRLTLHENTNLVAKATSGESMVGVPECKCGMPLCICVTPTPEPAPMQGTTMLNIQSNPKPRKTSSSQQPAESISRKHAATSSSKPSSFFNLGQASNNALDEACANYDVSGEGLREAIKNSDSTAVRELLSKGVDPNYCDKQGLTLLHLAAVFNQTEIAFILMDHGASTESKNAQGETPLDCAPTMLQYKMRKKAEELAGTGQAI
- the LOC103976825 gene encoding late embryogenesis abundant protein D-29-like, with the translated sequence MAVDTSSKLSRSVLMLLLLLSVLLVAASATTEHEAEEKGREGGEPSESWTAWAKDKISGGFGLKKNQEDEEEEDATRKVEEAATTGRERGQEMIHDKAGKAKEAAETSTEKLQEIASEIGSEAAEKMGKAKEAAAEKAAKAKEAAGKTAKEAAAEAKEKGAKAKEEAVKTAEEAAAKARESATGATEKAKEKAKETVDAAKEKVEAAKEYVMGGGAERNEEEL
- the LOC135584843 gene encoding ribulose-phosphate 3-epimerase, chloroplastic-like isoform X1, whose amino-acid sequence is MIASATAASSSSLAIAVPHSGRLRKSSLLLSRTNIAVRRNFPSVVKASARVDKYSKSDIIVSPSILSANFSKLGEQVKAVDVAGCDWIHVDVMDGRFVPNITIGPLVVDALRPVTDLPLDVHLMIVEPEQRVPDFIKAGADIVSVHCEQSSTIHLHRTIDQVKSLGAKAGVVLNPATPLSAIEYVLDVVDLVLIMSVNPGFGGQSFIESQVKKISDLRRLCAEKGVNPWIEVDGGVGPSNAYKVIEAGANAIVAGSAVFGAKDYAEAIRGIKTSKRPLAVAA
- the LOC135584843 gene encoding ribulose-phosphate 3-epimerase, chloroplastic-like isoform X2, with translation MIASATAASSSSLAIAVPHSGRLRKSSLLLSRTNIAVRRNFPSVVKASARVDKYSKSDIIVSPSILSANFSKLGEQVKAVDVAGCDWIHVDVMDGRFVPNITIGPLVVDALRPVTDLPLDVHLMIVEPEQRVPDFIKAGADIVSVHCEQSSTIHLHRTIDQVKSLGAKAGVVLNPATPLSAIEYVLDVVDLVLIMSVNPGFGGQSFIESQVKKISDLRRLCAEKGVNPWIEVDGGVGPSNAYKSRVVMIGS